ACATGCAGTGGCAGTCCTTCCGCTCGCGCATCGGCACGCAGGGACAATTCCAAAAGGCTTGAGACACCTCAGCTTGCTTATCTTCGTAATGACGACAAGGGCAAAGCGCTCCACCTAAATCATCTTTGTGCTTGGCAAGACCCTTTAAGACAACTGCCGTCACTCCGGGATCACTACAAAAATAAGTACCGGTTCGTTGGGCGTACGTTTCGGCAAATTTGCGAATGACCTCAAGGCTTTCAGCTGTCGGCTCTGTGCTGCCAGCGGACGC
This portion of the Synechococcus sp. ROS8604 genome encodes:
- a CDS encoding ferredoxin-thioredoxin reductase catalytic domain-containing protein, which translates into the protein MSDASAGSTEPTAESLEVIRKFAETYAQRTGTYFCSDPGVTAVVLKGLAKHKDDLGGALCPCRHYEDKQAEVSQAFWNCPCVPMRERKDCHCMLFLTEDNPFRCEEQTINTETIHATAG